Proteins from a genomic interval of Rosa chinensis cultivar Old Blush chromosome 2, RchiOBHm-V2, whole genome shotgun sequence:
- the LOC112189398 gene encoding thylakoid membrane protein TERC, chloroplastic → MLLSFAASTKCWDFFRYLLEQSLSVDNLFVFVLIFKYFKVPLMYQVRVLSYGIAGAIIFRLTLILLGTVTLQRFEAVNLFLAAILLYSSFKLFSSEEDDTDLSDNFVVKTCQKFIPFTGNDLAVYIIHLYS, encoded by the exons ATGTTATTATCATTTGCTGCATCTACTAAGTGTTGGGACTTTTTCAGGTATTTACTGGAGCAAAGTTTGTCAGTGGACAACTTGTTTGTGTTTGTTCTGATTTTCAAGTACTTCAAAGTGCCACTTATGTATCAG GTTCGTGTTCTTTCATATGGTATTGCTGGTGCAATCATCTTTAGGTTGACATTGATACTCCTCGGAACAGTCACACTTCAG AGGTTTGAGGCAGTAAATCTTTTCCTCGCTGCAATATTACTTTACTCATCCTTCAAG TTATTTTCCAGTGAAGAAGATGACACCGATCTGTCTGACAACTTTGTTGTGAAGACATGCCAGAAATTTATCCCTTTCACCGGTAATGATTTGGCTGTGTATATAATTCATTTATATAgttga
- the LOC112185209 gene encoding DNA polymerase alpha catalytic subunit isoform X2, with translation MSMRGHAERYGVPSPPKRLIATGSSSVNRAFLYIAACVFGCNKFDEIVTAISLKTIINEKQNVNKIVSASIVCCNKAKIDTPVKDSEWKSPGMLSHFTVVRKLDGGIFPMGFTKVAADKNSKAGSNVLSIEGRYL, from the exons ATGTCTATGCGAGGTCATGCAGAAAGATATGGAGTGCCTTCTCCTCCAAAACGATTGATAGCAACTGGTAGTTCATCAGTGAATCGTGCCTTCCTGTACATTGCAGCGTGTGTATTTGGATGCAATAAGTTTGACGAAATTGTTACtgcaataagtttgaaaactattatcaatgagaagcaGAATGTTAACAAAATTGTCTCTGCATCTATTGTCTGCTGTAACAAGGCCAAG ATTGACACTCCTGTGAAGGACTCAGAATGGAAGAGTCCTGGTATGCTGAGCCACTTTACTGTTGTCCGTAAGCTTGATGGTGGCATATTTCCTATGGGGTTTACTAAAGTGGCTGCAGATAAGAATTCTAAAGCCGGATCAAATGTCTTGAGCATTGAGGGCAG gTATTTGTAG
- the LOC112185209 gene encoding DNA polymerase alpha catalytic subunit isoform X1, which yields MSMRGHAERYGVPSPPKRLIATGSSSVNRAFLYIAACVFGCNKFDEIVTAISLKTIINEKQNVNKIVSASIVCCNKAKIDTPVKDSEWKSPGMLSHFTVVRKLDGGIFPMGFTKVAADKNSKAGSNVLSIEGRLFLDAYFGTCMLKLACLTLF from the exons ATGTCTATGCGAGGTCATGCAGAAAGATATGGAGTGCCTTCTCCTCCAAAACGATTGATAGCAACTGGTAGTTCATCAGTGAATCGTGCCTTCCTGTACATTGCAGCGTGTGTATTTGGATGCAATAAGTTTGACGAAATTGTTACtgcaataagtttgaaaactattatcaatgagaagcaGAATGTTAACAAAATTGTCTCTGCATCTATTGTCTGCTGTAACAAGGCCAAG ATTGACACTCCTGTGAAGGACTCAGAATGGAAGAGTCCTGGTATGCTGAGCCACTTTACTGTTGTCCGTAAGCTTGATGGTGGCATATTTCCTATGGGGTTTACTAAAGTGGCTGCAGATAAGAATTCTAAAGCCGGATCAAATGTCTTGAGCATTGAGGGCAG GCTTTTTCTTGATGCGTACTTCGGTACTTGCATGCTAAAGCTAGCATGCTTGACACTCTTCTGA